In Treponema sp. OMZ 798, the following proteins share a genomic window:
- the rpmG gene encoding 50S ribosomal protein L33 — MAKKTAVELIALQCSECKRKNYTTSKNRKNIQGKLELMKYCSFDRKHTLHKETKIK, encoded by the coding sequence ATGGCTAAGAAAACAGCTGTGGAGCTCATAGCTCTTCAATGCAGCGAATGCAAAAGAAAGAATTATACTACATCTAAGAACAGAAAAAATATTCAAGGTAAACTTGAATTGATGAAGTATTGTTCTTTTGATCGCAAGCATACATTGCATAAGGAAACAAAGATAAAGTAG
- the rplL gene encoding 50S ribosomal protein L7/L12, whose translation MAALTNEQIIEAIGEKTILELSELIKAMEEKFGVTAAAPVAVVAGGAAGGAAAEEEKTEFTVTLKGLADPGKKIGVIKEVRNVIPGLGLKEAKELVEGAPKVLKEDVSKEEAAKIKEAITAAGGEVEIA comes from the coding sequence ATGGCAGCATTAACAAACGAACAAATTATTGAAGCAATCGGCGAAAAAACGATTCTCGAACTTTCTGAGCTTATCAAAGCTATGGAAGAAAAATTCGGTGTAACAGCCGCTGCTCCCGTTGCAGTAGTTGCAGGCGGAGCTGCCGGAGGTGCAGCCGCTGAAGAAGAGAAAACAGAATTTACTGTTACTCTTAAAGGCCTTGCTGATCCCGGTAAAAAGATCGGTGTTATTAAGGAAGTTCGAAACGTTATTCCCGGTCTCGGCTTGAAAGAAGCTAAAGAGCTTGTTGAAGGAGCTCCGAAAGTCCTTAAAGAAGATGTTTCTAAAGAAGAAGCAGCTAAAATTAAGGAAGCTATTACAGCAGCCGGCGGTGAAGTTGAAATTGCTTAA
- the rplK gene encoding 50S ribosomal protein L11, whose translation MAKKKVVTQIKLQCPAGKATPAPPVGPALGPHGVSAPQFVQQFNDRTKSMEPGLVVPVVITVYADKSFTFILKTPPASVLIKKACKIEKGSAASVTAKVGKLSKAALEEIAKTKMPDINANDIEAAKKIIAGTARSMGVEVER comes from the coding sequence ATGGCAAAGAAAAAGGTTGTGACACAGATTAAACTTCAGTGTCCCGCAGGAAAAGCAACTCCTGCGCCGCCTGTAGGCCCGGCTCTAGGTCCGCACGGTGTAAGTGCACCCCAGTTTGTACAGCAGTTCAATGACCGTACAAAATCTATGGAGCCCGGTTTGGTTGTTCCCGTTGTTATCACGGTTTATGCCGATAAGAGTTTTACTTTTATCCTTAAAACACCGCCCGCATCGGTTTTAATCAAAAAAGCCTGCAAGATTGAAAAAGGTTCTGCCGCATCGGTTACTGCAAAAGTTGGAAAACTTTCAAAGGCCGCATTGGAAGAAATCGCAAAAACAAAGATGCCCGATATCAATGCAAACGACATTGAAGCTGCAAAGAAAATTATTGCAGGAACTGCACGAAGTATGGGTGTAGAGGTGGAGCGCTAG
- the nusG gene encoding transcription termination/antitermination protein NusG — MAKAWYILHTYSGYENKIERTIRTLIEKGIISADFVTDIKIPEELVIENKGGKKRNVKRKFLPGYMLVEMNLPDIGWKSVCSEIRKIQGVTGFLGTAGNEKPQPISSEEAKEILQKTGEIKGDKNIRVIQNFSEGQHVKIIEGAFASFTGVIDEVMADKNKLRVMVAIFGRTTPVEVEMSQAEII; from the coding sequence ATGGCTAAGGCTTGGTACATTCTTCATACCTATTCAGGTTATGAGAATAAGATTGAAAGAACAATACGTACTCTTATAGAAAAAGGAATTATTTCTGCAGACTTTGTTACCGATATAAAAATACCTGAAGAGCTTGTAATTGAAAATAAGGGCGGAAAAAAACGCAACGTTAAGCGAAAGTTTCTTCCCGGTTACATGCTTGTAGAAATGAATCTTCCCGATATCGGCTGGAAAAGTGTTTGCTCCGAAATCCGCAAAATTCAAGGTGTTACAGGTTTCTTGGGCACGGCAGGAAATGAAAAACCGCAGCCTATTTCTTCCGAAGAAGCAAAGGAAATCTTGCAAAAAACCGGAGAAATTAAAGGCGACAAGAATATCCGCGTTATTCAAAATTTCAGTGAAGGACAGCATGTCAAAATCATCGAAGGTGCTTTTGCCTCGTTTACCGGCGTCATCGATGAGGTTATGGCAGATAAAAACAAGTTAAGAGTTATGGTAGCGATTTTCGGCCGTACTACACCGGTTGAAGTCGAAATGTCTCAAGCCGAAATCATTTAA
- the rpoB gene encoding DNA-directed RNA polymerase subunit beta yields MFARGQKIDRRYYGKDVPNFMELPNLIDIQIQSYNKFLNKEKKTDETEIEGLESVFHTTFPIESINEDMALQYLSYSLDYDSIKFSEIECKQKGLTYSVPLKAEIDLFFKETKEIRRKNIYMGDIPLMTERGTFIINGAERVVVSQIHRSPGVIFSHEKGVYSSRIIPYRGTWLEFEIDQKKELIYAKLDSKKRILGTIFLRALGYDTREKIIDLFYKTKTAKISSDRTEYEELIGQVLARDVFVKGEDGEKRKMHQAGEKIHPHNIDDLIQNDVKKITIIDFKAKESLDSQIIINCFEREEIKYTPDPAVNDEPTVEDALNAVYSVIRPGDPITYENAKEDLHNMFFTARRYDIGKVGRYKLNKKFDYSDDVKGTTLIEEDIFKTMKFLIKVYIGEESIDDIDHLGNRRIRSVGEIMTDVLKKAFSRMERIARDRMSSKEMDTIKPQDLISIKPIVAAIKEFFGASQLSQFMDQVNPLAELTHKRRLNALGPGGLSRDRAGFEVREVHYTHYGRMCPIETPEGPNIGLIVSMANYARVNEYGFLEAPYVKVVNGVATREIEYLSAMDEDKYFIGQVSSAIGKDGKINTDQVSCRRLGDYTSISPKDIQYMDVSPKQIISVSASLIPFLEHDDANRALMGSNMQRQAVPLVFPEPPRVGTGMEKKCAYDSGVLIKAKRPGKVEYVSSDTIIIAPERGKNKEDKDEYTLLKYQRTNQETCYHQRPIVNVGDTVKEGQPIADGPATYSGELALGRNILVGFVPWNGYNYEDAILISRRVVKEDMFTSIHIKELSTDVRETKLGAEKMTCDIPNKSEKSLDDLDSEGIIRIGSKVKPGDILVGKVTPKSESDTTPEFKLLNSIFGEKAKEVRDTSLRVPHGTEGTVIDVQRLKRNQGDDLSPGVDEVVKVLIATKRKLREGDKMAGRHGNKGLVARILPEEDMPYMEDGTPLDICLNPLGVPSRMNIGQILESELGLAGLKLDEWYESPVFESPSMEQIEAKLKEAGYPASSKVKLRDGLTGRLFENEVFVGVIYFLKLAHLVDDKMHARSTGPYSLVTQQPLGGKAQFGGQRLGEMEVWALEAYGAANTLQELITIKSDDMHGRSKIYESIVKGEPSSSAGIPESFNVLVQELRGLALDFTIYDAKGQQIPLTERDEELIKREKTSTNF; encoded by the coding sequence ATGTTTGCAAGAGGCCAAAAAATAGATCGAAGGTATTACGGTAAGGATGTTCCGAATTTTATGGAGCTTCCAAACCTCATCGATATTCAGATTCAATCTTACAATAAATTTTTAAACAAAGAAAAAAAGACAGATGAGACCGAGATTGAGGGCTTAGAATCGGTATTCCATACAACTTTTCCTATCGAAAGTATAAATGAAGACATGGCTTTGCAATATCTATCCTATTCTCTCGATTACGATAGTATTAAATTTTCCGAAATTGAATGCAAACAAAAGGGGCTTACTTATTCTGTTCCCCTAAAAGCCGAAATAGACTTGTTCTTCAAAGAAACCAAAGAAATACGCCGCAAAAATATCTACATGGGCGATATTCCTTTGATGACGGAAAGAGGAACCTTTATTATAAACGGAGCGGAACGGGTTGTAGTTTCTCAGATTCACCGCTCGCCGGGTGTTATCTTTTCGCATGAAAAGGGAGTTTACTCAAGCCGCATTATTCCCTACCGCGGAACATGGCTTGAATTTGAAATAGATCAGAAAAAAGAGCTTATTTATGCAAAGCTTGACAGCAAAAAGCGAATTTTAGGTACGATTTTTTTACGAGCTCTCGGGTATGATACGCGGGAAAAAATTATCGACCTTTTCTATAAAACTAAAACTGCAAAAATATCTTCAGACAGGACTGAGTACGAAGAATTGATCGGTCAGGTACTGGCAAGGGATGTTTTTGTAAAGGGTGAAGACGGCGAAAAACGTAAAATGCATCAGGCCGGAGAAAAAATTCATCCCCACAACATAGACGATTTAATTCAAAATGACGTTAAAAAGATTACTATAATAGACTTTAAGGCAAAGGAGTCCTTAGACTCTCAGATTATCATCAACTGCTTTGAAAGGGAAGAAATTAAGTACACTCCCGATCCTGCAGTAAATGATGAGCCTACTGTTGAAGATGCCCTAAATGCAGTCTACAGCGTTATCCGTCCCGGAGACCCCATTACTTACGAAAATGCAAAAGAAGATCTTCACAATATGTTCTTTACTGCACGCAGGTACGATATAGGCAAGGTCGGCCGATATAAGTTAAATAAAAAATTCGACTACTCTGATGATGTGAAAGGTACAACCTTAATCGAAGAAGATATATTTAAGACCATGAAATTTTTGATAAAGGTTTACATAGGTGAAGAGAGTATTGACGATATCGACCATCTAGGCAACAGGCGAATTCGCTCGGTCGGCGAAATTATGACCGATGTTCTAAAAAAAGCCTTCTCCAGAATGGAACGCATTGCCCGCGACAGGATGAGTTCCAAGGAGATGGATACCATTAAGCCTCAGGACTTAATTTCGATTAAGCCCATCGTTGCAGCTATAAAAGAATTCTTCGGTGCAAGCCAGTTATCCCAGTTCATGGATCAGGTAAACCCTTTGGCCGAGCTTACTCATAAACGCCGTCTTAACGCCTTAGGTCCCGGCGGTCTTTCACGCGACAGAGCCGGTTTCGAGGTCCGAGAAGTTCACTATACTCACTATGGAAGAATGTGTCCGATTGAAACCCCTGAAGGCCCGAATATCGGTCTAATCGTTTCTATGGCAAACTATGCAAGAGTAAACGAATACGGCTTTTTGGAGGCCCCCTATGTAAAGGTTGTAAACGGGGTTGCTACCCGCGAAATTGAGTACTTGTCTGCAATGGATGAAGACAAATACTTTATCGGTCAGGTTTCTTCCGCTATCGGAAAGGACGGAAAGATTAATACTGATCAGGTTTCGTGCCGAAGACTTGGCGACTATACTTCAATAAGCCCTAAAGATATTCAATACATGGACGTTTCGCCCAAACAGATTATATCCGTTTCGGCTTCTCTAATCCCCTTCCTTGAGCACGACGATGCTAACCGTGCCCTCATGGGCTCCAACATGCAGCGTCAGGCTGTTCCCCTTGTTTTCCCCGAGCCTCCGCGTGTCGGAACAGGTATGGAAAAAAAGTGCGCCTATGATTCGGGCGTTTTAATAAAGGCAAAGAGGCCGGGAAAGGTTGAGTATGTTTCTTCCGATACGATTATCATAGCCCCCGAAAGGGGAAAAAATAAGGAAGATAAGGACGAATACACCTTATTAAAATATCAAAGAACAAACCAGGAGACCTGCTACCATCAAAGGCCCATCGTCAATGTAGGAGACACGGTTAAAGAAGGTCAGCCCATCGCAGACGGACCTGCAACCTATAGCGGAGAATTGGCCCTAGGACGCAACATTCTTGTAGGTTTCGTACCTTGGAACGGTTATAACTATGAAGACGCTATCTTAATTTCACGCAGGGTCGTAAAGGAAGATATGTTTACTTCTATCCATATAAAAGAGCTTTCAACCGATGTCCGCGAAACAAAACTCGGTGCCGAAAAGATGACCTGCGACATTCCGAACAAGTCCGAAAAGAGCTTGGACGACCTTGACAGCGAAGGTATTATCCGCATAGGCTCTAAGGTAAAGCCCGGCGACATCCTTGTCGGTAAGGTTACTCCGAAAAGCGAAAGCGATACGACTCCTGAGTTTAAGCTCCTTAACTCTATTTTCGGTGAAAAGGCTAAGGAAGTTAGGGATACCTCATTGCGCGTTCCCCACGGAACCGAGGGTACGGTTATAGATGTTCAGCGCTTAAAGAGGAATCAGGGGGACGACTTGAGTCCCGGCGTAGATGAGGTTGTAAAGGTCTTAATCGCCACAAAACGAAAACTCCGCGAGGGAGACAAGATGGCAGGCCGCCACGGAAACAAGGGCCTTGTAGCCAGAATTCTCCCCGAAGAAGATATGCCATACATGGAAGATGGAACTCCGCTCGATATCTGTCTAAACCCGCTCGGTGTTCCCTCACGAATGAATATCGGCCAGATTCTTGAATCCGAACTTGGCTTGGCCGGTTTAAAACTCGACGAATGGTACGAGTCTCCCGTTTTTGAGTCACCCAGCATGGAGCAGATTGAAGCCAAACTTAAAGAAGCCGGCTATCCGGCGAGCTCCAAGGTAAAACTCCGCGACGGTTTAACAGGCCGCCTCTTTGAAAACGAGGTTTTTGTCGGCGTTATCTACTTCTTAAAGCTGGCCCACCTTGTCGACGACAAGATGCATGCCCGCTCTACCGGTCCTTATTCTCTCGTTACCCAGCAGCCCTTGGGCGGAAAGGCCCAATTCGGCGGTCAGCGCTTGGGAGAAATGGAAGTTTGGGCCCTCGAAGCCTATGGTGCTGCCAATACCTTGCAGGAACTTATTACAATCAAGTCCGACGATATGCACGGACGATCCAAGATATACGAATCCATCGTTAAGGGCGAGCCTTCAAGCTCCGCAGGAATCCCCGAATCCTTTAACGTATTGGTCCAGGAATTAAGAGGTTTAGCTCTCGACTTTACAATCTATGATGCAAAGGGTCAGCAGATTCCTTTGACCGAAAGGGATGAAGAGCTAATCAAACGCGAAAAAACAAGTACTAACTTTTAA
- a CDS encoding peptidase domain-containing ABC transporter, giving the protein MKNIILQKNREDCGAACIANICRHYGKPIDIGKIRKLLQSGKRGTSGLGIINAAETLGFSCRGAVSESKEIPKNIPTPFIAHMIRGSDNHYLVVYKSDSNYVYLADPSEGYKKINIEVFQKNWTGVFFILLPYPDFSEKDSSSKGLSRFLPILRSHKKICAEILIASVILSFLGIISAFYFRFLIDEVLSSNLRESLTGFSIGFLGVIVFRSLLGLARNQLLMNMSYKIDTVLVYRYFEHVLHLPMRFFTKKKTGELLARMNDTVTIRQVISATALTVVLDSLMLIFGAIFLISLGSNLLVAALVPVLVSSVLVWLYARPYQKMIRARAAAEAEKHACIVESLNGIATIKALGAEPKALERAEFKIVNAVRKGIKLASFSNYQNSLQNFIGRCGTLAIYWLGSLSILNGSMSLGQLISFVILSGYFLDPLARLLTLQPQLQEAYVAAERLAEIFDEETEEDLDKGKIELGGLSGKIDIKNLSFSYDFHSKNLKNINLSINPGERVAFVGASGSGKTTLAKLLMKFYSAQEGDIFIDDINLKDLKNDSYRKQIGYVPQDILLFSGTVAENINWSSGNSDYRRMISAAEVSGASSFIDALPDRYNSLVGEQGTTLSGGERQRIAIARILLHNPSMLILDEATSALDGISESEVLNTLKEITMGRTSIIIAHRLSSIKDCDKIFVFDKGEIAETGSHADLLEKDGVYSRLWETQNSVEEVVA; this is encoded by the coding sequence ATGAAAAATATAATTTTACAAAAAAACCGCGAAGATTGCGGTGCTGCATGTATTGCAAATATATGCAGGCATTATGGGAAGCCGATCGATATAGGCAAGATACGAAAGCTGCTTCAAAGCGGTAAAAGAGGAACCTCAGGACTGGGAATAATTAATGCTGCCGAGACCTTAGGTTTTTCATGCCGAGGGGCTGTTTCGGAATCAAAAGAAATTCCAAAAAACATCCCCACGCCTTTTATCGCTCATATGATAAGGGGAAGCGATAACCATTATCTTGTCGTTTATAAATCGGATTCAAACTATGTTTATTTGGCAGATCCTTCCGAAGGATATAAAAAAATAAACATAGAGGTTTTTCAAAAAAATTGGACAGGGGTGTTTTTTATACTCTTGCCCTATCCGGATTTTTCCGAAAAAGATTCTTCATCAAAGGGCTTAAGCAGATTTTTGCCTATTTTAAGATCTCACAAAAAAATATGTGCGGAAATTTTAATTGCGAGTGTTATCCTATCTTTTTTGGGTATTATTAGCGCGTTTTATTTTCGATTTTTGATTGATGAGGTTCTTAGCTCCAATTTGAGAGAGTCCCTTACAGGTTTTTCGATAGGTTTTTTGGGCGTAATTGTTTTTAGAAGCCTTTTGGGCTTGGCCAGAAATCAGCTGTTGATGAATATGAGTTATAAGATTGATACGGTTCTGGTTTATCGATATTTTGAGCATGTTCTTCACTTACCGATGCGTTTTTTTACCAAAAAAAAGACCGGCGAGCTTCTTGCAAGGATGAACGATACGGTTACCATAAGGCAGGTTATTTCCGCTACAGCCCTGACCGTCGTTTTAGACTCCTTGATGCTTATTTTCGGAGCAATTTTTTTAATTTCCCTCGGGTCAAATCTTCTTGTTGCAGCCCTGGTACCTGTGCTTGTAAGCTCTGTTTTGGTGTGGCTGTATGCAAGGCCTTATCAAAAAATGATAAGGGCCCGGGCTGCCGCCGAGGCCGAAAAACATGCCTGCATCGTTGAAAGTCTAAACGGAATAGCTACAATCAAGGCCTTGGGTGCCGAACCTAAGGCCCTTGAAAGAGCCGAGTTTAAAATCGTAAACGCTGTCCGAAAGGGTATCAAACTCGCATCTTTTTCAAATTATCAAAACAGCCTTCAAAATTTTATCGGAAGATGCGGAACACTGGCTATTTATTGGTTGGGCAGTTTGAGCATCTTAAACGGTTCAATGTCCTTAGGTCAGTTGATTTCCTTTGTAATTCTTTCAGGTTATTTTTTGGATCCTCTTGCAAGGCTTTTAACCCTTCAGCCCCAGCTTCAAGAGGCCTATGTTGCTGCCGAGCGTCTTGCCGAAATTTTTGATGAAGAAACGGAAGAAGATCTGGACAAGGGAAAAATTGAATTGGGAGGACTTTCAGGTAAGATCGATATAAAGAATCTATCCTTCAGCTACGATTTTCATTCAAAAAATTTAAAGAACATAAATTTGAGTATAAACCCCGGGGAAAGGGTCGCCTTTGTCGGGGCTTCAGGTTCAGGCAAGACCACCCTTGCAAAGCTTTTGATGAAATTTTACTCTGCACAAGAAGGAGATATTTTTATAGACGATATAAATTTAAAAGATCTAAAAAACGATTCTTACCGTAAGCAAATAGGTTATGTTCCTCAAGACATTCTCTTGTTTTCGGGAACCGTCGCGGAAAATATAAATTGGAGTTCGGGAAACAGTGATTATAGGCGGATGATTTCGGCTGCCGAGGTTTCAGGTGCTTCTTCATTTATAGATGCTCTTCCGGACAGGTACAACTCTCTTGTCGGGGAGCAGGGTACAACCCTTTCCGGAGGAGAAAGGCAGCGCATAGCCATTGCCCGCATCCTTTTACACAATCCTTCCATGCTGATTTTAGATGAGGCTACATCGGCCTTGGACGGAATTTCGGAATCGGAAGTTTTAAATACCCTAAAAGAGATTACTATGGGCCGCACTTCGATAATTATTGCCCACAGATTAAGCTCCATTAAGGACTGCGACAAAATATTCGTATTCGATAAGGGGGAAATAGCCGAGACAGGATCCCACGCAGACTTACTCGAAAAAGACGGTGTGTATTCAAGATTGTGGGAAACACAAAATAGTGTAGAGGAGGTGGTAGCATGA
- a CDS encoding HlyD family secretion protein — translation MKSILYVEDLTYTGEVLQEQKTGIFSSVISIICLLAVCTIAWLFLGKKEEVVRASGMVRPIENVSFVKTFTAGKIQNIYFTSGQYVEKGTLLLSIDNTVAQKERQNLEALILKTEQKIKDAQVCIESAEQDLMLVPVEREIAYKRMENYFSVKTNLEKALELNSRIFEEEKALPYFSLANQKLELLNLNIEKSKRDLDQYKNSFFHSLLSEKESLDFQKENLRNSLFKIEESLKLFTLYAPISGEVQELSSLNCGDNVFSGQEILKIVPSSSENIRVVLRLPSSKAGLVREDMKVRLKFPAFPHHEFGSLDGLVETILPDVFLGSKSSEYAVFVKLDGNTLPDKKGIAHFLKVGLDAEASIITETGSILSFILKRLEVK, via the coding sequence ATGAAATCCATTCTGTATGTTGAAGATTTAACTTATACCGGCGAAGTGCTTCAAGAGCAAAAAACGGGAATTTTCAGCTCGGTAATTTCAATTATTTGTCTCCTTGCGGTCTGTACAATCGCCTGGCTTTTTTTGGGAAAAAAAGAAGAGGTTGTAAGGGCATCAGGAATGGTACGCCCTATAGAAAATGTTTCCTTTGTAAAAACCTTTACGGCAGGAAAAATACAAAACATCTACTTTACCTCAGGTCAATATGTCGAAAAAGGTACTCTCCTTTTAAGTATTGACAACACGGTTGCTCAAAAAGAAAGACAGAACCTCGAAGCTCTGATCCTTAAAACCGAACAAAAAATTAAGGATGCGCAAGTTTGCATCGAAAGTGCTGAACAAGACTTAATGCTCGTTCCTGTTGAAAGGGAAATAGCTTATAAGCGTATGGAGAATTATTTTTCGGTAAAAACTAATTTGGAAAAAGCTCTGGAGCTAAACTCCAGAATTTTTGAAGAAGAAAAAGCTCTTCCATATTTCAGTTTGGCAAATCAAAAACTTGAACTGCTCAATTTAAATATTGAAAAGAGCAAAAGAGACTTGGATCAGTATAAAAATTCTTTTTTCCATTCTCTTCTCAGCGAAAAAGAAAGCTTAGATTTTCAAAAAGAAAATTTACGCAACTCCCTTTTTAAGATAGAAGAAAGTTTAAAACTTTTTACCCTCTATGCTCCGATTTCGGGAGAGGTGCAGGAACTTTCATCCCTTAACTGCGGGGATAATGTTTTTAGCGGACAGGAAATATTAAAGATTGTGCCTTCCTCAAGTGAAAACATTCGGGTTGTGCTAAGACTTCCTTCTTCAAAGGCGGGACTTGTAAGAGAAGATATGAAGGTTCGTTTAAAATTTCCCGCCTTTCCTCATCACGAATTCGGCAGCCTTGACGGGCTGGTGGAAACCATCCTTCCCGATGTTTTCTTAGGTTCAAAAAGTTCCGAATATGCTGTCTTTGTAAAATTGGATGGAAACACCTTGCCTGATAAAAAAGGTATTGCTCATTTTCTAAAGGTGGGATTGGATGCCGAGGCATCAATAATCACCGAAACAGGTTCTATCCTGTCATTTATACTAAAAAGATTGGAGGTAAAATGA
- the rplJ gene encoding 50S ribosomal protein L10, whose translation MALRTKNPNRQKTEAIESIKNDVKASSSFIFTEYRGLKVEQITELRKKLRENACSYKVVRNNFARIAFEDANIKDVDSWLTGPTALAMVAEDANMAAKTLFEYAKDAPALVIKGAVVDGEVYDAKQIEAFSKLPGKKDLIAMFMSTVNATTSKFVRTLQAIVDKGDTKPAAEAQAEPAKEEAEKPAETAPDAAPEA comes from the coding sequence ATGGCATTAAGAACAAAAAATCCGAATCGCCAAAAAACAGAAGCGATTGAAAGCATCAAAAACGATGTAAAGGCCTCCTCCTCTTTTATTTTTACCGAGTACAGAGGCTTAAAGGTTGAGCAAATCACTGAACTCCGCAAAAAGCTCAGAGAAAATGCTTGCTCATACAAGGTTGTACGCAATAACTTTGCACGCATTGCATTTGAAGATGCAAACATTAAGGATGTAGATTCTTGGTTAACTGGACCTACAGCCTTGGCTATGGTTGCAGAAGATGCAAATATGGCTGCAAAAACCTTGTTTGAATATGCAAAAGATGCTCCCGCCCTTGTAATTAAGGGTGCTGTAGTTGACGGAGAAGTTTACGATGCTAAACAAATCGAGGCATTCTCAAAACTTCCCGGCAAAAAGGATCTTATTGCAATGTTTATGTCTACAGTCAATGCTACAACTTCCAAGTTTGTACGTACCTTACAGGCGATTGTGGATAAGGGAGATACTAAACCTGCGGCTGAAGCTCAAGCTGAACCCGCTAAGGAAGAGGCAGAAAAGCCCGCCGAGACTGCTCCTGATGCAGCTCCTGAGGCTTAA
- the secE gene encoding preprotein translocase subunit SecE: MAKIGTFWKECIGELRKVVWPTASEVGSSVKVVLISTLIVAVFLGGLDAFFIACVGWIF, from the coding sequence ATGGCTAAAATTGGAACTTTTTGGAAAGAATGTATAGGAGAGCTTAGAAAAGTTGTCTGGCCTACAGCTTCTGAAGTAGGATCTTCGGTAAAAGTAGTGTTGATTTCTACCCTTATTGTAGCTGTTTTTCTCGGAGGCCTCGATGCCTTCTTTATAGCTTGTGTGGGTTGGATATTTTAA
- the rplA gene encoding 50S ribosomal protein L1 encodes MKHGKNYKNALAKYDSAASYELPKAVDIVKELKYAKFDETVEVHVSLTLGKGQSVRDTLVLPHQFKGEKKVLVFCTDDRVKEALEAGAAYAGSTEYIEKVKGGWLDFDIAVATPDMMKDVGRLGMVLGRRGLMPNPKTGTVTTDIASAINELKKGRVEFRADKGGVVHLPVGKVSMDSAKIAENVQALINETMRKKPADAKGDYIRSVSISSTMGPGVWVDYKVGE; translated from the coding sequence ATGAAACACGGAAAAAATTACAAAAATGCACTTGCAAAGTATGATTCTGCAGCATCCTACGAGCTTCCCAAGGCTGTTGATATTGTCAAAGAGCTTAAATATGCCAAATTCGATGAAACGGTTGAAGTTCATGTAAGTTTGACCCTTGGTAAGGGACAGAGCGTTAGAGATACCCTTGTTCTCCCTCATCAGTTTAAGGGCGAAAAAAAGGTTTTGGTTTTTTGTACGGATGACAGAGTAAAAGAAGCTCTTGAGGCAGGAGCAGCTTATGCCGGTTCTACGGAATACATTGAAAAGGTAAAGGGCGGCTGGCTCGATTTCGATATTGCAGTTGCTACCCCCGATATGATGAAGGATGTAGGACGCTTAGGTATGGTGCTCGGCCGCAGAGGCTTAATGCCTAACCCCAAGACAGGAACAGTTACCACGGATATTGCAAGCGCTATCAATGAGCTTAAAAAAGGCCGTGTAGAATTCCGTGCCGATAAGGGCGGAGTTGTTCATCTCCCTGTCGGAAAGGTATCTATGGATTCTGCCAAGATTGCAGAAAACGTACAGGCTCTTATTAACGAAACGATGAGAAAAAAGCCTGCTGATGCAAAGGGCGACTATATCAGATCCGTATCTATTAGTTCGACAATGGGCCCCGGTGTTTGGGTTGATTATAAGGTAGGAGAGTAA